The genomic segment GCAGCCTGATACCGGCGCTTGCCGTAAACGTCGGAATCTTCATCGTCGCCCCGCTTCTCCTGACCCGGTTTCTTCAGACCCAGATCGGATTTCAGAGTTCACTGCTCTTTAACGGCATCGACGGACTGTTTCGCGTGGTGGTGTTCGTGGGGTTCCTGTTCACCGTGTCTCTAATGAAGGATATGACCCGGGTCTGGCAGTATCACGGAGCGGAACATAAAACGGTCTACAACTTCGAGGCCCGCCAGGAGCTCAAAGTCGAAAATGCCCAGAAGTTTTCGACGCTTCATCCCCGCTGCGGAACCAGCTTCCTGCTCGTGGTCGTCATCGTCAGCATCGTCGTGTTCTCCATCGGGCATTTCGACACACTCACAGCAAAGCTTCTGTCGCGAATCATTCTGCTGCCGATCGTCGCCGGCATCTCGTACGAGATCATCCGGTATTCCGCAAAACATCCGAAGAGCATCCTTCGCATCGTGACC from the Terriglobia bacterium genome contains:
- a CDS encoding DUF1385 domain-containing protein, which translates into the protein MITATSWALSSTEDDILVGGQAVIEGVMMRSPKGYSVAVRRQDGSVGVMKNGLSSLAEKSKIFKAPIVRGMAVLGQALVLGIRALRFSVEEAITEETAKQVAAKKPAKGDPGQVSSWLIAGSLIPALAVNVGIFIVAPLLLTRFLQTQIGFQSSLLFNGIDGLFRVVVFVGFLFTVSLMKDMTRVWQYHGAEHKTVYNFEARQELKVENAQKFSTLHPRCGTSFLLVVVIVSIVVFSIGHFDTLTAKLLSRIILLPIVAGISYEIIRYSAKHPKSILRIVTLPGLLLQKITTKPPDDAQVEIAIRALEEAMTV